The following proteins are co-located in the Shouchella hunanensis genome:
- the rlmN gene encoding 23S rRNA (adenine(2503)-C(2))-methyltransferase RlmN, with product MQKQSIYGLTMDKLADWFVEHGHKKFRATQVWDWLYRKRVTRFEEMSNLNKETVSLLEEHFVFGSLKEHIRQESKDGTVKFLFQLSDGNLIETVLMTHKYGFSVCVTTQVGCNIGCSFCASGLLKKNRDLTSGEIVEQIMNVQFFLDERKKEERVSHIVVMGIGEPFDNFDNTVDFLDIIKDHKGLAIGARHITVSTSGLAHKIKEFADLKSQVNLAVSLHAPNNELRSKIMKINKAFPIEKLMESVNYYLDKTNRRVTYEYILIKDVNDHKEEALQLAELIGDKRHLSYVNLIPYNPVDEHGQYQRSEPEAIQEFFQTLKKKGINCGVRLEQGTDIDAACGQLRSKQEKKRVG from the coding sequence ATGCAAAAGCAATCAATTTATGGTCTGACAATGGATAAATTAGCCGATTGGTTTGTTGAGCACGGCCATAAAAAATTTAGAGCAACTCAAGTTTGGGACTGGCTTTATCGTAAGCGTGTGACACGTTTCGAGGAAATGTCTAATCTTAATAAAGAAACGGTTTCTTTATTAGAAGAGCATTTTGTTTTCGGGTCTTTGAAGGAGCATATTCGGCAGGAGTCAAAAGACGGTACCGTTAAATTTTTATTCCAACTAAGTGATGGAAATTTGATTGAAACGGTACTCATGACGCACAAATATGGTTTTTCTGTCTGTGTGACAACCCAGGTAGGGTGCAACATTGGCTGTAGCTTTTGTGCGAGCGGATTGCTGAAAAAGAATCGTGACTTAACGAGCGGAGAAATTGTTGAACAGATCATGAATGTTCAATTCTTCCTTGATGAACGTAAGAAAGAAGAGCGCGTTAGTCATATTGTGGTGATGGGAATTGGAGAGCCATTTGATAACTTTGACAATACGGTTGACTTTTTAGACATTATTAAAGACCACAAAGGTCTTGCTATTGGAGCGCGTCATATTACTGTATCAACAAGCGGACTGGCCCATAAGATTAAAGAATTTGCAGATTTGAAGAGTCAAGTAAACTTAGCTGTTTCTTTACACGCGCCGAACAACGAGCTGCGCTCTAAGATTATGAAAATCAATAAAGCGTTCCCGATTGAGAAGCTGATGGAATCCGTTAACTATTATTTAGATAAGACCAATCGACGTGTAACGTACGAATATATTCTGATTAAAGATGTGAACGATCATAAGGAAGAAGCGCTACAATTAGCAGAGCTAATAGGGGATAAGCGCCACCTTTCTTACGTGAACTTAATTCCGTATAATCCAGTTGATGAGCATGGTCAATATCAGCGAAGCGAGCCAGAAGCCATTCAAGAGTTCTTCCAGACGCTTAAGAAAAAAGGCATTAACTGTGGCGTTCGTTTAGAGCAAGGAACAGATATTGATGCCGCTTGTGGTCAATTACGAAGCAAGCAAGAAAAGAAGCGTGTTGGGTAA
- a CDS encoding RNA polymerase sigma factor: MIVHEALERDIRTFALSIAANEHEANDLIQYAWEKSLSYTELHEWPYYKQKAWFYRVMKNELIDLRRKYGREIGLDETKEPVFLPTEFNNLEVIELLNKLPPKQKDLVFKRYWLGLSSTEIGKALDIPSGTVRYQLTKAIGFLRQLIQEAYE, translated from the coding sequence ATGATTGTTCACGAAGCGCTAGAAAGAGACATACGAACCTTTGCACTTTCTATCGCTGCAAATGAACATGAAGCGAATGATTTAATTCAATATGCGTGGGAAAAATCCCTCTCCTATACTGAGCTTCATGAATGGCCTTACTATAAACAAAAAGCATGGTTTTATCGTGTTATGAAAAACGAACTTATTGATTTGAGGAGAAAATACGGGCGTGAAATTGGCCTTGACGAAACGAAAGAACCTGTTTTCTTGCCGACGGAGTTCAACAATCTTGAAGTAATAGAGCTTCTTAATAAACTTCCACCTAAGCAAAAGGATCTTGTTTTCAAACGCTACTGGTTAGGACTTTCAAGCACTGAAATTGGCAAAGCACTAGACATTCCTTCAGGAACAGTACGCTATCAACTTACGAAAGCAATTGGATTTTTAAGACAATTAATTCAGGAGGCATACGAATGA
- a CDS encoding NAD(P)-dependent oxidoreductase, which yields MTHIFISGEIPVSGYEALKKYSVDVYECENVIREEDLIEGVRDATALLCPLSTKVTRKVMESAPSLKIIANYGAGFDNIDLVAAKEREIVVTNTPKVSTDATAELTLGLMLSLMRRIPEGDQLCRTEGFNGWAPLFFLGRELKGKTLGIVGYGKIGQAVAKRAQAFGMNILYTARTKKDTENEINYRPFDQLIQEADIVSIHTAYSDETHHLFNEKTFKRMKKSAILLNVSRGPVVHEEALVRALKQRELAGAALDVFENEPLIHDELKTLANVVLTPHIGNATIETREEMARLAAGNITSYIEEGTALTPVG from the coding sequence ATGACACATATTTTTATTTCAGGCGAAATTCCGGTTAGTGGATACGAAGCATTAAAAAAATATTCGGTTGATGTTTATGAGTGTGAAAACGTGATCAGAGAAGAGGATTTAATTGAAGGTGTAAGGGATGCAACTGCTTTACTTTGCCCGTTATCCACAAAGGTAACAAGAAAAGTGATGGAGTCAGCGCCGTCTCTTAAGATTATTGCAAACTATGGTGCAGGGTTTGATAATATTGATTTAGTGGCAGCAAAAGAAAGAGAGATCGTAGTCACAAATACCCCAAAAGTATCCACTGATGCGACAGCCGAATTAACGTTAGGATTAATGCTTAGCTTAATGCGTCGGATTCCAGAAGGAGATCAACTCTGTCGCACAGAAGGGTTCAATGGATGGGCACCATTATTCTTTTTAGGAAGGGAACTAAAAGGGAAAACCCTTGGGATTGTGGGCTATGGAAAGATTGGACAAGCCGTTGCCAAGCGTGCACAGGCATTTGGAATGAACATCTTATATACGGCAAGAACAAAGAAAGATACAGAAAACGAAATCAACTATCGACCATTTGATCAATTGATTCAAGAAGCAGACATCGTTTCCATACATACAGCCTATTCAGATGAGACCCATCACTTATTTAATGAAAAAACATTTAAGCGAATGAAGAAGAGCGCAATTCTTTTAAACGTGTCCAGAGGTCCTGTAGTTCATGAGGAAGCACTAGTGCGTGCGTTAAAACAAAGAGAACTTGCAGGTGCAGCGCTAGATGTTTTTGAAAACGAGCCACTTATTCATGATGAATTAAAGACATTAGCGAATGTTGTCTTAACCCCTCATATTGGGAATGCGACGATTGAAACACGAGAGGAAATGGCAAGACTTGCTGCAGGCAATATTACCTCTTATATAGAAGAAGGAACAGCATTAACGCCTGTTGGATAA
- a CDS encoding MOSC domain-containing protein: protein MEQRIHALSTGLPKEMKKSGMKRSVVTGIEKERVDEVYLTKDGFKGDDVADKRNHGGPDRAVCFYPLEHYKKWQEELGRVLPNAAFGENLTVTNMLEESVYIGNIYRIGRALVQITQGRIPCSTIDQYTEADTLLKRTIETGFTGYLGRVLEEGTISSQSTIELIEEHPKKMSVLACNQVYFANEDWEEMEEIASVEPLAEDWKRRLAKRIDRLKQQS, encoded by the coding sequence ATGGAACAAAGGATACATGCATTATCTACAGGTTTGCCAAAGGAAATGAAGAAGAGCGGGATGAAGCGCTCAGTTGTTACGGGAATAGAAAAAGAGCGTGTAGACGAGGTGTATTTAACAAAAGATGGGTTTAAAGGAGACGATGTGGCTGACAAGCGAAACCACGGCGGACCAGACCGAGCAGTTTGTTTTTACCCATTGGAGCATTATAAAAAATGGCAAGAAGAATTGGGTCGAGTATTGCCGAATGCCGCTTTCGGAGAAAACCTTACGGTGACAAATATGCTTGAAGAGAGCGTGTACATAGGGAATATTTATAGGATAGGTCGTGCGCTTGTTCAAATTACTCAGGGACGCATCCCTTGCAGTACAATTGACCAGTATACAGAGGCTGATACACTACTGAAACGAACAATTGAGACTGGTTTTACAGGGTACTTAGGTCGTGTGCTGGAGGAAGGAACCATTTCTTCACAATCAACCATTGAGTTAATTGAAGAACACCCAAAGAAGATGTCAGTCCTTGCTTGTAATCAGGTCTATTTTGCAAATGAAGATTGGGAAGAAATGGAAGAGATTGCTTCGGTTGAGCCCTTGGCTGAGGACTGGAAGAGACGTTTAGCAAAACGAATTGATCGACTAAAACAGCAATCGTAA